From the Halobacterium zhouii genome, the window AACAACCGTCTGCTGTATGCCCTGCCCACACCCGACGCTCGATGCTCGCGGCCCCTTCTCTCGCGTCCTCGACGTCGAACTCGACCGTCCTGGGTGCCACGACCGGAGTGTTCCACCCGGGGCTACTCCACCCGCCTCCGTAACTGCCTGGCCAACGATACCTTGGAACACGAACTGGTCGCTGTTTCGGTCCCCGCCGGTCACCACTCGAAAAGTATCTTGTCGGCACGTCCCCAGAACCCAGTATGCCGGTAAACGACACGCTCCTGTCCGCCGCCATCCTCGCGGTCGCCGTCGGCACGCTCGCGATGGTGTGGCGCGTCCACGCCACCGTCCGCACGCGCGGCGGCGTCGACTCCGACAAACTCTCGGCCGCCATCACCCAGACCTGGCGCGAGATGGACATCGACAGGATCGCCCACGACCTCGAGAACCACGCCGACGATATCCAGGAGTTCCACGGCGACATCGCGCGCATGCTCCGCACCCCACAGGAGCGCGGCGAGTTCGGCGAACAGCAACTCGAGGTCCTCCTCGACGACCACCTCCCCCCGGGAATGTACGGCACCCGTGAGCAGGTCGTCGACGGCAAGACCCCGGACGCGCACATCCAGTCCGCCGGCGGCCTCATCTGCATCGACTCGAAGTTCCCCCTCGACAACTACGAGCAGTACCTCGACGCCGACAGCGACCACGAACGTGACCAGTACCGCCGCGCGTTCCGCGACGACGTCGAACGCCAACTCCAGAAGATCGCTGCCGACTACGTCCGTCCCACGCAGGGCACCACGGACTTCGCGTTCGCGTTCATCCCCTCCGAGAGCGTCTACTACCACCTCATCACCGAGGAGTACGACCTCCTCCGGGAGTTCACCAAACGCGGCGTCCAGGTCGTCTCTCCGCTCACGTTCGGCCACAAACTCGAACTCATCAAGGCCGACGTCCACGCCCAGAAACTCTCCGAGCAGGCCGAAGACGTCCTCGACCGACTCGAGGAACTCGGCGAACGCTTCGACGACGTCGAGGACGAGTGGAACACCCTCTACCGCCACATCTCGAACGCCAAGAACAAGGCCGACGACGTCGACCGGAGCTACGACCGACTCCGCGAAGAGTTCGACCGCGTCGACGAACCGACTATCGAGAACTGACCAGCGACCGAGCACCGGGTTCCGCTGAGCGACGACACCCGAGCACTCGGTCCGGCGGTACCGGGGATACGCTCACGCCGGCGACGGCTGTTTATACCTCGCACCTCGTTCCAGACGGTAGACGGCTGACAGACGAGCGTTGCTCTCGTACAGCGTCCCCTACCGCCATGGACTCGAACCCCGACATCCCGGAAACCGGCGACAAAGTTGCCGCGTTCGCGCGCACGCTCGAACAACTCGTTCTGAATTCGTTCACCGATGGCGTCCCACTCGAAGGGACGTGGGACATCACCGTCCCTGTCGCTGACGCCCCCAACTGGACGGTCACGATAGCGAAATCCTACTCGGAGGAAGCCACGTCCTATCAACCCGACCTTCTCGAAGAGTAACGCGGAACGACGGTAGGTTCTGGTGAGTTCGTGGGCGGTTCACTTATGCCGAATCGTCTGGACTACTACACGTACTCTGCTGAAGTTGCAGTCGACGAGAGAGTTGGCGACGACCGTAGGTCGAGTATCGGTGAAATCTGTATGACGACGAAGACTCCCGCCGAACTGTCGCATAGTTCGCAGACTGACGACCTCGCCGCCACGGACATCTTCCCGCTCCTCGCGGACGACCGGCGTCGAGCCATCCTCCACTACCTCTGTCAGCACACCGGCGCCGTGTCTCTCGGGGAACTCGCCGAACAGCTCGCCGTCCGTGAGGACAACCCGACGTACGACCACTACGAACGCATCCTCACCGACCTCCACCACACCCAACTCCCGAAACTGGTCGACGGCGGCCTCGTTCGCTACGACGTCGACCAGGAGACGGTCCGCGCGCTAGACGCCATCGAATCCGTACGACCGTATCTGGACCTGGCGTTCACAGACGACTGCCAGTGAGGTCGGGCAGCCATCCAATCGAACGGCAGTCTCCCGACTCTGGCACCGAGAACGCCGAATCTCAGGACGAGTCGGACTCGTCTTCCGGCGACGGTGGCCGCCGCGACAACTCGTCGAATCGG encodes:
- the rmuC gene encoding DNA recombination protein RmuC → MPVNDTLLSAAILAVAVGTLAMVWRVHATVRTRGGVDSDKLSAAITQTWREMDIDRIAHDLENHADDIQEFHGDIARMLRTPQERGEFGEQQLEVLLDDHLPPGMYGTREQVVDGKTPDAHIQSAGGLICIDSKFPLDNYEQYLDADSDHERDQYRRAFRDDVERQLQKIAADYVRPTQGTTDFAFAFIPSESVYYHLITEEYDLLREFTKRGVQVVSPLTFGHKLELIKADVHAQKLSEQAEDVLDRLEELGERFDDVEDEWNTLYRHISNAKNKADDVDRSYDRLREEFDRVDEPTIEN
- a CDS encoding helix-turn-helix domain-containing protein, whose amino-acid sequence is MTTKTPAELSHSSQTDDLAATDIFPLLADDRRRAILHYLCQHTGAVSLGELAEQLAVREDNPTYDHYERILTDLHHTQLPKLVDGGLVRYDVDQETVRALDAIESVRPYLDLAFTDDCQ